The following are from one region of the Paenibacillus protaetiae genome:
- the prfB gene encoding peptide chain release factor 2 (programmed frameshift), translating to MIDISVKQDLREMAKRLQELRGSLDLDLKREMIANFEEKMSAPDFWDDNERAQGVISELNAIKSVAEQYERFNRDHEDLETMLELAEEEEDEALDEELTQGVAKLVAEISSFELQLLLNQPYDKLNAILELHPGAGGTESQDWGQMLYRMYTRWAEKRGFKVEVLDYLPGDEAGIKSVTIMVRGFNAYGYLKAEKGVHRLVRISPFDASGRRHTSFVSCDVVPEINEDVDIVIRPEDLRVDTYRSSGAGGQHINKTESAIRITHIPSGIVVACQTERSQIQNRDRAMTMLRSKLYERKLEEQRKELAEIRGEQSDIAWGSQIRSYVFHPYSMVKDHRTGVETGNVGAVMDGDLDAFIDGYLRSQIRHE from the exons ATGATAGATATTTCGGTCAAACAGGATTTGCGCGAAATGGCGAAGCGTCTCCAAGAACTCAGGGGGTCTCTT GACTTAGATCTGAAGCGGGAAATGATCGCCAACTTCGAAGAGAAAATGAGCGCTCCGGATTTTTGGGACGACAATGAGCGGGCACAAGGCGTAATCAGCGAATTGAACGCCATCAAATCGGTAGCGGAGCAATACGAACGGTTTAATCGCGACCATGAGGATCTGGAAACGATGCTCGAGCTTGCGGAGGAAGAAGAGGATGAAGCGCTGGATGAAGAACTGACGCAAGGCGTTGCCAAGCTGGTCGCCGAAATCAGCTCCTTCGAGCTGCAGCTGCTGCTGAATCAGCCATACGATAAGCTGAACGCCATTCTGGAGCTGCATCCGGGCGCCGGCGGTACGGAGTCGCAGGACTGGGGCCAGATGCTGTACCGGATGTACACGCGCTGGGCGGAGAAACGCGGCTTCAAAGTTGAAGTGCTGGATTATCTGCCGGGCGATGAAGCAGGGATCAAAAGCGTCACGATCATGGTTCGCGGCTTTAACGCTTACGGCTACCTGAAAGCGGAGAAAGGCGTCCACCGCCTCGTCCGTATTTCGCCGTTTGACGCTTCGGGTCGCCGTCATACGTCGTTTGTTTCCTGCGACGTGGTGCCGGAGATTAACGAAGATGTCGATATCGTTATCCGTCCGGAAGATTTGCGGGTCGATACGTACCGTTCGAGCGGCGCCGGCGGCCAGCATATCAATAAGACGGAATCCGCTATCCGGATTACGCATATCCCTTCCGGCATTGTAGTCGCGTGCCAGACGGAACGCTCGCAAATCCAGAACCGCGACAGAGCGATGACGATGCTCCGCTCCAAGCTGTATGAGCGCAAGCTCGAGGAGCAGCGCAAAGAGCTGGCGGAAATTCGCGGCGAGCAGTCGGACATCGCATGGGGCAGCCAAATCCGGTCCTATGTATTCCACCCGTACAGCATGGTCAAGGACCATCGCACCGGAGTGGAAACCGGCAACGTTGGAGCTGTCATGGACGGCGACCTGGATGCCTTTATCGACGGATACTTGCGCAGCCAGATCCGCCACGAATAG
- the secA gene encoding preprotein translocase subunit SecA, with protein MLGLVKKIFGDANEREIKRLMRTVEEINGLEPQISALSDEQLRGKTEEFKSRLEKGADIDELLPEAFAVVREASKRVLGKRHYDVQLIGGMVLHEGKIPEMKTGEGKTLVATLGVYLNALLGKGVHVVTVNDYLAMRDSAEMGKIYEFLGMTVGCNLHGLSHEEKQAAYACDITYGTNNEFGFDYLRDNMVLYKEQMVQRPLYYAIIDEVDSILIDEARTPLIISGQAAKSTEIYHSADRFVSRLKEEEDYVIDVKLRNVNLTEAGVEKAERAFQIDNLYDHDNVLLNHHIQQALKARAIMKRDVDYVVQEGEVIIVDEFTGRLMAGRRYSDGLHQAIEAKEQLKVQNESMTLATITFQNYFRMYRKLAGMTGTAKTEEEEFKRIYGLEVVQVPTNRPNIRKDMPDVVYKTESGKFKAVVEEIVKRHKNNQPVLVGTVSIENSEKLSDMLKRQGVTHKVLNAKFHAEEAEIISHAGQAGAVTIATNMAGRGTDILLGEGVAELGGLHIIGTERHESRRIDNQLRGRAGRQGDPGSTQFYLSLQDELMRRFGADNIMNMMDRLGLDEDQPIESRMITRAIESAQKRVEGSNFDTRKVVLQYDDVMNQQREVIYKQRREVLESENIREIVATMIKPTVERVVEAHCSTDIPEEWDLDAIVEYVHATLLPEDAITKDQLWGKEKDEMVEFIYGKVEEVYDSREQELGAETMREFEKVVVLRAVDSKWMDHIDAMDQLRQGIHLRAYGGTDPLREYQFEGFEMFKEMIEHIQEEVSKYIMKARVQNNLERQEVAKGQTTSGGSSESQEKRPIKRDARVGRNDLCPCGSGKKYKLCHGKE; from the coding sequence ATGCTCGGATTAGTAAAGAAAATATTCGGTGACGCCAATGAACGCGAAATTAAGCGGCTCATGCGCACGGTCGAAGAAATAAATGGGCTGGAGCCTCAAATCTCGGCTTTATCGGACGAACAGCTTCGCGGCAAGACAGAGGAGTTCAAATCTCGGCTTGAAAAAGGCGCGGACATCGACGAGCTCCTGCCGGAAGCATTTGCGGTTGTCCGTGAAGCCTCCAAGCGCGTGCTTGGCAAACGTCATTACGACGTTCAGCTGATCGGCGGTATGGTACTGCATGAAGGCAAAATCCCGGAAATGAAAACCGGTGAAGGTAAAACGCTCGTTGCAACGTTGGGCGTTTATTTGAATGCTTTGCTGGGCAAAGGCGTCCATGTCGTTACGGTCAATGATTACCTGGCGATGCGCGACAGCGCGGAAATGGGCAAAATCTATGAATTCCTGGGCATGACGGTAGGCTGCAACCTGCACGGCTTGTCCCATGAAGAGAAGCAAGCCGCTTACGCTTGCGATATTACTTACGGCACCAACAACGAGTTTGGTTTTGACTACCTGCGCGACAACATGGTGCTTTACAAAGAACAAATGGTACAACGCCCTCTTTATTATGCGATTATCGACGAAGTTGACTCCATTCTGATCGACGAAGCCCGTACCCCGCTTATTATTTCGGGACAAGCTGCAAAATCGACGGAAATTTATCATTCGGCGGATCGTTTTGTCAGCCGTCTGAAAGAAGAGGAAGATTACGTCATCGACGTGAAGCTCCGCAACGTCAACCTGACGGAAGCGGGCGTAGAGAAAGCGGAACGTGCTTTCCAGATCGACAACTTGTACGACCACGATAATGTGCTTCTGAACCATCATATCCAGCAGGCGCTGAAAGCCCGCGCGATTATGAAACGCGACGTTGATTACGTCGTGCAGGAAGGCGAAGTCATTATTGTCGACGAATTTACCGGCCGCCTTATGGCCGGACGCCGCTACAGCGACGGTCTCCATCAGGCGATCGAAGCGAAAGAGCAGCTGAAGGTGCAGAACGAAAGCATGACGCTGGCAACGATTACGTTCCAGAACTACTTCCGGATGTACCGCAAGCTGGCCGGCATGACCGGTACGGCGAAGACCGAGGAAGAAGAGTTCAAGCGCATTTACGGGCTTGAGGTTGTGCAAGTGCCAACGAACCGTCCGAACATTCGTAAAGATATGCCGGATGTTGTCTATAAAACCGAAAGCGGCAAGTTTAAAGCGGTTGTCGAGGAAATCGTTAAACGCCACAAAAACAACCAGCCGGTGCTTGTCGGTACGGTCTCCATCGAAAATTCCGAGAAGCTGTCCGACATGCTGAAACGCCAAGGTGTTACGCATAAAGTGTTGAATGCGAAGTTCCATGCGGAAGAAGCAGAAATCATTTCGCATGCCGGCCAGGCCGGAGCGGTTACGATCGCGACGAATATGGCAGGCCGCGGTACCGATATTTTGCTGGGCGAAGGCGTAGCAGAACTGGGTGGTTTGCATATTATCGGTACGGAGCGCCATGAAAGCCGCCGGATTGATAACCAGCTTCGCGGTCGTGCCGGCCGTCAGGGCGACCCGGGTTCGACGCAATTTTACCTGTCGCTGCAGGACGAGCTGATGCGCCGTTTCGGTGCGGACAACATTATGAATATGATGGACCGCCTTGGGCTCGATGAAGATCAGCCGATCGAAAGCCGCATGATTACGCGTGCGATTGAATCCGCGCAGAAACGGGTGGAAGGCAGCAACTTTGATACGCGGAAAGTGGTCCTGCAATATGACGACGTGATGAACCAGCAGCGCGAAGTTATTTATAAGCAGCGCCGTGAAGTGCTTGAATCGGAGAACATTCGCGAGATCGTGGCGACTATGATCAAACCTACGGTCGAACGAGTTGTCGAAGCGCACTGCTCGACGGATATTCCGGAAGAATGGGATCTGGATGCGATTGTGGAATATGTCCACGCGACGCTGCTTCCGGAAGACGCCATTACGAAGGATCAGCTCTGGGGCAAGGAAAAAGACGAGATGGTCGAATTCATCTACGGCAAGGTCGAGGAAGTATATGACAGCCGCGAGCAAGAGCTTGGCGCCGAAACGATGCGCGAGTTCGAGAAGGTCGTTGTGCTTCGCGCCGTCGACAGCAAGTGGATGGACCATATCGATGCGATGGATCAGCTTCGCCAAGGCATTCATTTGAGAGCTTACGGCGGTACCGATCCGCTTCGTGAATACCAATTCGAAGGCTTCGAAATGTTCAAGGAAATGATTGAACATATTCAAGAGGAAGTCTCGAAATATATTATGAAAGCCCGCGTGCAGAACAACCTGGAGCGCCAAGAGGTGGCGAAAGGCCAAACGACAAGCGGCGGCAGCAGCGAAAGCCAGGAGAAGCGTCCGATCAAGCGTGATGCCCGCGTAGGACGCAACGATCTGTGCCCTTGCGGCAGCGGCAAGAAATACAAGCTGTGCCACGGCAAGGAATAA
- a CDS encoding ATP-grasp fold amidoligase family protein, translating to MKYLFLRNITGQLLNFLPNETLLKYKYKYHIGEKLNLNNPQTFNEKLQWLKLNDRRTEYVNYVDKFTVRQHVSKMIGDNYLIPLLGVYNSTDEIKWSELPDQFVLKCTHGSGCNIICQDKKKLNKDLAVKMIQKWMSKNWYWYGREWPYKHVKPRIICEKYMVDESGYELKDYKVFCFGGVPKIVQVDFNRFTNHKRNFYDTDWNYIDVSIKFSSDPTAKIGRPENLEKMLSLASNLASNFPHVRVDFYNVNGKIYFGELTFYHGSGFEKIKPKEFDYQLGKWIKLPDLNK from the coding sequence ATGAAATATCTTTTTTTGAGGAATATCACTGGCCAATTACTGAATTTTTTGCCAAATGAAACTTTGTTGAAGTATAAGTATAAGTATCACATTGGTGAAAAACTAAATCTAAATAATCCTCAAACTTTTAATGAAAAGCTCCAATGGCTAAAATTAAATGATCGTAGGACTGAATATGTTAATTATGTAGATAAATTTACAGTAAGACAGCATGTGTCAAAGATGATTGGTGATAATTACTTAATACCACTGCTGGGTGTATATAATAGTACAGATGAAATTAAATGGTCTGAATTACCTGATCAGTTTGTCTTAAAATGCACTCATGGCTCAGGTTGTAATATTATTTGTCAGGATAAGAAAAAGCTGAATAAAGATCTAGCAGTTAAAATGATTCAGAAATGGATGAGCAAAAATTGGTACTGGTACGGAAGAGAGTGGCCTTATAAACACGTAAAGCCAAGGATCATTTGTGAAAAATACATGGTGGATGAATCAGGTTATGAATTAAAAGATTATAAAGTATTTTGTTTTGGAGGAGTACCAAAGATAGTACAGGTTGATTTTAATAGATTTACTAATCATAAAAGGAATTTTTATGATACGGATTGGAATTATATTGACGTATCTATAAAGTTTTCTTCTGATCCTACAGCTAAAATAGGAAGACCGGAAAATTTAGAAAAGATGCTCTCTTTAGCAAGTAATTTAGCAAGTAATTTTCCCCACGTTAGAGTAGACTTTTATAATGTTAATGGAAAAATATATTTTGGAGAGCTAACGTTTTATCATGGTTCAGGATTTGAAAAAATAAAGCCGAAAGAATTTGATTACCAGCTCGGAAAATGGATTAAATTACCTGATTTGAATAAATGA
- a CDS encoding lipopolysaccharide biosynthesis protein, translated as MNNSDLSDLKKKSIKATKWSAITEISAKLSVPLINMILARLLAPEAFGVVATVTMIVSFADIFTDAGFQKYLIQQEFSSNDEVGQASNVAFWTNLVISLLLWCTIFTFNEQLASLLGNPGLGMVLVIASFQLPLTSFSSIQSALFKRSLDFRILFIARIISSCIPFVVTIPFALIGFGYWAIVIGTIVSQLSTAVILTYNSSWKPTFYFSLTVFKKMFSFSMWSLFESISIWLTSWVDVLLISTVLNSHYVGLYKTSSMMVNGLMTLITSTTVPVLFSVLSRLQNQSDIFTSVFLKAQRLVAVVVLPLGVGIYLYRDLITLILLGNKWIESSDILGQWALTSAVTIVFGHICSEVYRAKGLPKLSFLVQILHLIVLVPACIFSLHYGFWVFVYVRSWIRIQSVVVHFIIMRIKVGIIISTIVKNTFTICTAAFFMGVIGYIINGLHNSTGWTFFSVSLCAIIYLGILLLFSKTRKDILYAIGLFKSKLS; from the coding sequence TTGAATAACTCTGACTTGTCTGACCTAAAAAAGAAATCAATAAAAGCTACTAAATGGTCTGCAATTACAGAAATTTCTGCTAAACTATCTGTTCCTTTAATAAATATGATATTAGCAAGATTACTTGCACCTGAAGCCTTTGGAGTAGTAGCAACTGTAACGATGATAGTTAGTTTTGCTGATATATTCACAGATGCTGGTTTTCAGAAGTATCTAATACAACAAGAATTTAGTAGTAATGATGAAGTAGGGCAAGCGTCCAATGTTGCTTTTTGGACCAATTTAGTAATATCGTTATTATTGTGGTGTACAATCTTTACTTTTAATGAGCAATTGGCAAGCTTGTTGGGGAATCCAGGACTAGGTATGGTGCTTGTAATTGCAAGCTTTCAGTTGCCTTTAACTTCATTTTCTAGTATTCAATCTGCTTTGTTTAAAAGGTCCTTAGATTTTAGAATTTTATTTATCGCACGTATTATATCTTCATGTATACCGTTTGTAGTAACAATTCCTTTTGCATTAATTGGATTTGGTTATTGGGCAATTGTCATTGGAACAATAGTAAGTCAATTATCTACAGCGGTAATCTTAACCTATAACTCCTCCTGGAAACCTACCTTTTATTTTAGTTTAACTGTTTTCAAAAAAATGTTTTCATTTAGCATGTGGTCATTATTTGAATCAATTTCAATATGGCTTACATCATGGGTAGATGTTCTACTTATTAGTACTGTGCTAAATTCTCATTATGTTGGATTATATAAAACTTCTTCTATGATGGTTAACGGACTGATGACATTAATCACATCAACTACTGTACCTGTTCTTTTTTCTGTATTGTCAAGATTACAAAATCAATCGGATATATTTACTTCAGTATTTTTAAAAGCGCAGAGGCTAGTTGCTGTTGTTGTGTTACCATTGGGCGTAGGTATTTATTTATACCGGGATCTAATTACACTGATACTATTAGGTAATAAATGGATTGAATCTAGTGATATATTAGGTCAATGGGCGTTAACAAGTGCCGTAACGATAGTGTTTGGACATATATGTAGTGAAGTATATCGAGCTAAAGGTTTACCAAAGTTATCGTTCTTAGTTCAAATTTTGCATTTAATAGTTCTAGTGCCTGCATGTATTTTCAGTTTGCATTACGGATTTTGGGTTTTTGTTTATGTTCGATCATGGATAAGAATACAATCAGTAGTTGTTCATTTTATAATTATGAGAATAAAGGTAGGGATAATAATAAGTACAATTGTTAAGAACACATTTACGATTTGTACAGCAGCTTTTTTTATGGGAGTTATAGGTTACATAATAAATGGATTACACAATAGTACAGGGTGGACTTTTTTTTCTGTTTCTTTATGTGCAATTATATACTTAGGTATTTTGTTGTTATTTTCAAAAACCAGAAAAGATATTCTCTATGCAATAGGGTTGTTTAAAAGTAAATTATCCTAG
- a CDS encoding UDP-glucose dehydrogenase family protein — MLKIAVAGTGYVGLVAGVCFAEVGHQVICVDIDENKVNLMKSGVSPIYEADLEQLMQKNYAAGRIDYTTDYESAYKDADAIFIGVGTPEQPDGSANLSYIATVARQIAETIEKDCLVVVKSTVPVGTNDKVEQFIHDFLVHDVRVEVASNPEFLAQGSAVRDTLHADRIVIGTESKWAEELLRDIYKPFMLPIVSVNRRSAEMIKYASNDFLALKISYMNDIANLCELVGADIQDVAKGMSFDDRIGSKFLNAGIGYGGSCFPKDTKALEYIAREHGYELRTVKAAIDVNHDQKTLLYKKASKRLITFSGLKVAVLGLTFKPGTDDLREAASLENIPLLLDHGAEIYAYDPVGAGHFARRFPEGPNSHGSIQYVSHPEEALADANVCFIFTEWGEVKAIAPEAYKNLMRTPLVYDGRNIYAVEDMRAAGVEYHSVGRESAVRGDLKEHKDELQANRY; from the coding sequence ATGCTAAAAATAGCAGTAGCCGGGACGGGCTATGTGGGCCTGGTGGCGGGCGTGTGTTTTGCCGAGGTGGGCCATCAGGTCATTTGCGTCGATATCGACGAGAATAAAGTGAACCTTATGAAATCCGGCGTGTCGCCGATTTATGAGGCGGATCTGGAGCAGCTGATGCAGAAAAACTATGCTGCCGGCCGGATTGATTATACGACGGACTATGAGTCTGCTTACAAGGACGCGGATGCGATTTTTATCGGGGTGGGGACGCCGGAACAGCCGGATGGCTCTGCGAATTTGTCTTATATCGCAACCGTGGCGCGGCAAATTGCCGAGACAATTGAGAAGGACTGCCTGGTCGTCGTGAAATCGACGGTTCCTGTCGGTACGAATGATAAGGTCGAGCAGTTTATCCATGACTTTCTCGTGCATGATGTGCGTGTCGAGGTAGCTTCGAATCCGGAGTTTCTGGCGCAAGGTTCGGCCGTGCGGGATACGCTGCATGCGGACCGGATTGTCATTGGTACGGAAAGCAAGTGGGCGGAGGAGCTGCTGCGTGATATTTACAAGCCGTTTATGCTGCCGATTGTATCGGTTAACCGCCGCTCCGCTGAAATGATCAAATATGCGTCCAATGATTTTTTGGCGCTCAAAATTTCCTACATGAACGATATTGCTAATCTGTGCGAGCTTGTTGGGGCGGATATTCAGGATGTAGCCAAAGGGATGAGCTTCGACGACCGGATCGGCAGCAAGTTTTTGAATGCCGGCATCGGCTATGGCGGCTCCTGCTTTCCGAAGGATACGAAGGCGCTTGAATATATTGCGCGTGAACACGGCTATGAGTTGCGTACGGTGAAGGCTGCCATTGATGTGAATCACGACCAGAAGACGCTCCTGTACAAAAAAGCGAGCAAACGGCTTATTACGTTCAGCGGGTTGAAGGTGGCGGTACTGGGCCTCACGTTCAAGCCGGGTACGGACGATTTGCGCGAAGCGGCATCGCTGGAAAATATCCCTCTGCTGCTGGATCACGGCGCAGAAATTTATGCGTACGATCCGGTTGGCGCAGGCCATTTTGCACGCAGGTTCCCGGAAGGGCCGAACAGCCATGGCAGCATTCAATATGTCTCCCATCCGGAGGAAGCGCTGGCGGATGCCAATGTTTGCTTTATTTTTACGGAATGGGGAGAAGTGAAGGCGATTGCGCCGGAAGCGTACAAGAATCTGATGCGCACGCCGCTTGTTTATGACGGCCGCAATATTTATGCGGTTGAGGATATGCGTGCAGCCGGCGTAGAGTACCACTCAGTCGGCAGAGAGTCTGCCGTACGGGGAGATTTAAAGGAGCACAAAGATGAGCTACAAGCAAACCGATACTAG
- the hpf gene encoding ribosome hibernation-promoting factor, HPF/YfiA family: MKLNIRGQHLQVTEALRDYVEKKLSRLEKYFEYADSVETVATLSVTKGKHAIEVAIPLPGFMLRAEEKSGDMYASIDMVVDKLERQIRKHKTKVNHKLRFQGSVKTLLREEGGAVRVLDEEEDFEVVRTKRHALKPMDIDEAILQMNLIGHSFFVFSNIETKQVNVVYHRHDGKYGLIEQG, translated from the coding sequence ATGAAGTTAAACATTCGAGGTCAGCATTTACAGGTGACAGAGGCATTGCGAGATTACGTGGAGAAGAAGCTCAGCCGGCTGGAGAAGTATTTTGAATACGCCGATTCCGTCGAGACTGTAGCTACCTTATCCGTTACGAAAGGAAAACATGCGATTGAGGTAGCGATTCCGCTGCCGGGATTTATGTTAAGGGCAGAAGAAAAAAGCGGCGATATGTACGCATCCATCGACATGGTCGTTGATAAACTGGAGCGTCAAATCCGCAAACATAAAACGAAAGTGAACCATAAGCTGCGTTTTCAAGGCAGCGTGAAGACGCTGCTGAGAGAAGAGGGAGGCGCTGTCCGGGTACTGGACGAAGAAGAGGATTTCGAAGTGGTGCGTACGAAGCGCCATGCGCTGAAGCCTATGGATATTGACGAAGCCATATTGCAAATGAATTTGATAGGCCACAGCTTTTTCGTCTTTTCCAATATTGAGACCAAGCAGGTGAACGTGGTTTACCATCGCCATGACGGCAAATACGGGCTGATTGAACAAGGCTGA
- a CDS encoding VanZ family protein gives MRKYGVWALAALWLVVIFAFSSQPADSSNELSGEVTRTVAAAVDKVAGHQKLRADGGLNHLVRKNAHFFNYMLLGVLVMFAFGYWKAAGPVKRAGWALLGCALYASTDEVHQLFVDGRGAQVKDVFIDSSGACLGIALFVCLELLIRRRRRQRLN, from the coding sequence ATGCGAAAATATGGGGTATGGGCTTTAGCGGCGTTATGGCTGGTTGTGATATTTGCCTTTTCCAGTCAGCCGGCGGACTCGTCCAACGAGTTGAGCGGCGAGGTGACTCGTACGGTTGCAGCGGCCGTAGATAAGGTAGCGGGTCATCAGAAACTGAGGGCGGATGGCGGTCTAAATCACCTGGTACGTAAAAATGCGCATTTTTTCAACTATATGCTGCTGGGTGTGCTTGTCATGTTTGCGTTTGGCTACTGGAAGGCGGCAGGACCTGTGAAGCGGGCCGGATGGGCGCTGCTGGGCTGTGCTTTATACGCATCTACGGACGAAGTGCATCAGTTGTTTGTAGACGGGCGCGGCGCGCAGGTGAAAGATGTTTTTATAGATAGTTCAGGGGCGTGCTTAGGCATCGCCCTTTTTGTTTGCCTGGAACTGCTCATCCGCAGAAGGAGAAGGCAGCGTCTTAACTAA
- a CDS encoding SDR family NAD(P)-dependent oxidoreductase, whose amino-acid sequence MSYKQTDTSKIYLVTGAAGFIGYFLSRRLLEQGCRVIGIDNVNDYYDVSLKHARLEQLQPFEQFTFVKADIADKAAVTAVFETYKPDIVVNLAAQAGVRYSIENPDVYIQSNIVGFFNILEACRFHPVDHLIYASSSSVYGANQKVPFEETDFVDTPVSLYASTKKSNELMAYTYSHLYKIPATGLRFFTVYGPMGRPDMAYFGFADKYFAGKPIQIFNNGDFEHDLYRDFTYIDDIVSGIERLTAAPPEGAAPHKVYNIGNNSPEKLMAFIETLERALSKAVGREVVFDKQFEPIKPGDVPATYASTDRLQEAVGFKPETPIEVGLQKFADWYVRYYNVK is encoded by the coding sequence ATGAGCTACAAGCAAACCGATACTAGCAAAATTTATCTGGTGACGGGAGCCGCGGGCTTCATCGGCTATTTCTTGTCCCGCAGGCTGCTGGAGCAAGGCTGCCGGGTTATCGGCATCGACAATGTCAATGACTATTATGATGTCAGCTTGAAGCATGCCCGCCTGGAGCAGCTGCAGCCGTTCGAGCAGTTCACATTTGTGAAAGCAGATATTGCGGATAAGGCAGCTGTTACGGCTGTTTTCGAAACGTATAAGCCTGACATCGTGGTCAATCTGGCTGCGCAAGCCGGGGTACGGTATTCGATTGAAAATCCCGATGTATACATTCAAAGCAACATTGTGGGCTTTTTTAATATTTTGGAGGCATGCCGCTTCCATCCGGTGGACCATCTCATCTATGCGTCCTCCAGCTCGGTATATGGCGCGAACCAGAAAGTTCCGTTCGAGGAAACGGACTTTGTCGATACCCCGGTATCGCTGTACGCATCGACGAAAAAATCAAACGAACTGATGGCGTACACCTACAGCCACCTGTACAAAATTCCGGCTACCGGCCTTCGGTTTTTTACGGTATACGGTCCGATGGGGCGTCCGGATATGGCGTATTTTGGATTTGCGGACAAATATTTTGCCGGCAAGCCGATTCAAATTTTCAACAACGGCGACTTCGAGCATGACTTGTACCGTGATTTTACGTACATCGACGATATCGTGTCCGGCATTGAGCGGCTGACTGCCGCGCCGCCGGAAGGCGCTGCGCCGCATAAGGTGTACAACATCGGCAATAACAGCCCGGAAAAGCTGATGGCATTTATCGAGACGCTGGAGAGGGCGCTCAGCAAAGCGGTCGGCCGTGAAGTCGTGTTCGACAAACAGTTCGAGCCGATCAAACCGGGCGATGTCCCTGCAACTTATGCGTCGACCGACCGCCTGCAGGAAGCCGTTGGCTTCAAGCCGGAGACACCAATCGAGGTTGGGCTGCAAAAGTTTGCGGACTGGTATGTGCGCTACTACAACGTGAAGTAG
- a CDS encoding copper amine oxidase N-terminal domain-containing protein → MKKLIPFLALLAAVCLLVPLASAAPAAGTVQVQSQPVTLVFDGQKLQLPEGQYAFLYENRTYVPIRFISYALQKSVKWDNAAKTVRVTEPAPEEKAALADSLAKAAAAALSSPAAPASRPLTITPVTAKLSFDGTEKALPAGQSIYNYNNSIYVPIRFLSEASGTNVNWDGKTGTITGESASYRAAQGEQGSGGGNEGNGDSAGDGSGLVVQPGKESLEDIQAKAESKLTALQNTYEPQFQAMIANYKKAATDQARNSIIAQGEAKLDECDKKFRKILDDTAKELRANGYDAYVDGIISGYQAQYDAMLDEGFAELMG, encoded by the coding sequence ATGAAAAAACTAATCCCGTTTTTAGCCCTCCTGGCGGCTGTGTGCCTGCTTGTTCCACTTGCCTCGGCCGCACCGGCAGCTGGCACGGTTCAAGTCCAGTCGCAGCCGGTTACGCTTGTGTTTGACGGGCAAAAGCTGCAGCTTCCAGAGGGGCAATATGCGTTCCTTTATGAAAATCGCACCTACGTGCCAATCCGCTTCATTTCATACGCCCTGCAAAAGTCTGTCAAATGGGACAATGCGGCCAAGACGGTCCGCGTAACGGAGCCAGCCCCCGAGGAGAAGGCGGCATTGGCTGACAGCTTGGCCAAAGCGGCGGCAGCAGCGCTGTCCTCGCCTGCTGCTCCGGCAAGCAGGCCGCTAACCATTACGCCGGTAACGGCGAAGCTTTCTTTTGACGGCACAGAGAAGGCTTTGCCGGCCGGCCAGTCCATTTACAACTACAACAATTCGATTTATGTGCCGATCCGGTTTCTGTCCGAGGCATCGGGCACGAATGTTAACTGGGATGGCAAGACGGGGACTATTACAGGGGAATCTGCATCTTACCGGGCGGCTCAAGGCGAGCAAGGCTCTGGCGGCGGGAATGAAGGAAACGGAGACAGCGCAGGCGACGGATCAGGCCTAGTGGTGCAGCCGGGCAAGGAAAGCCTTGAAGACATTCAAGCGAAGGCGGAAAGCAAGCTGACGGCTTTGCAAAATACGTACGAACCTCAATTTCAAGCGATGATTGCCAATTACAAAAAAGCAGCGACGGATCAGGCGCGGAATTCGATTATTGCGCAAGGAGAAGCGAAGCTGGATGAATGCGATAAGAAGTTCCGGAAAATTTTGGACGATACGGCAAAAGAACTGCGAGCAAACGGCTATGATGCCTATGTAGACGGCATTATTAGCGGTTATCAGGCGCAATATGACGCGATGCTGGACGAAGGTTTTGCTGAGCTTATGGGCTAG